Part of the Saccharicrinis carchari genome is shown below.
ATCGATGAACAGCGTTATGTAAATCATTATGTGAGAGACAAATTTAGGTTTAATAGGTGGGGTAAGATAAAAATACGATACCAGCTAAAAGCGAAGTGCATAAGTGGGCAACAGGTAAATGAGGCATTGCAGCAGATAAGTGAGGATGAATATAAAGATGCTTTGGCGCAATTATTGAATAAAAAACGACGTAACTTAAAAGAAGACGATAAGTACAAAAAAAGAGCTTCGCTGATTAGGTATGCCGCATCACGAGGTTTTGAACCGGACTTAATCTATCAACTGATCGACAGTGAATAAATATTTAAAAGCAAAAGCCTTTGATTATGAGTGAATTTATACCTAAAAAAAATATAGCACAGCTCCTATTCTGCTTCATCTTACTACCGGCCATGCTGTCTGTCTCCTCCGCCGAAGCAAAAAGAAAACCTTCCTGGGTAAAGCAACGTCCATCCGATGCACAATATTACATTGGCAGAGCCATGATAAAAAAGGGGGACGGAAACATCAACTATCGCACAGATGCAAGGAACAATGCCCTTAAAGAAATGAGCTCCGAAATCAAGGTAAATATCTCATCCAACTCAATCCTGCGCCAGTTCGAGAATAACTATCAGGTAAGGGAGGAGTTTGAGGCCAGCACGCATCAATCGGTACAAGCTACCCTCGAGGGTTACGAGGTATTGAGCTGGGAAAACAAAAAAGAGTATTGGGTGATGGTGCGCCTGAACAAGGACAGTTATGCCCTGCGTCAAAAACAGAAGCTGGATTACGCAAAAAAGATGTGTGCAACCTACTATTACGAGGGTCAAAAAGCAGTGGAACAAGGAGATATATACGAGGGGTTGCTGTTTTATACCAAGGCCATTAAAGCCATAAAACGGCATACCAACGACGACTTAAGTTACCGCGATATAGAAGGTAGTTTAAATTTAGGATCTGATATTTTTAGTGCCGTACAAAATGCTTTCGGTAAAATAATGCTCGAAACCGATCAGCCCATTTATACCTTACAATTTAGCAAGGAGATGAAGTTGCCCTTAACCGTAAAAGCGAGCTATTACGATGAATGGGGCAATAAACAGGCGCTGTCCAATTTGCCTCTGCGCTACATTTTTACCAAAGGCGAGGGCGAAATTACTCCTGTAGGTACCACCAATTTGTCGGGACAGTCTACTTGCGACATTACCCGTTTGATATCTAAACGAAAAAGTCAGCAAATTAAGGCCGAGTTCGATTTAGATAGCTTTTTAGAAAAAGAGACCGAGGAAGACAAGGTTTTGTTGAGGGCTTTTTTTCACGATGAGTATTTGCCCGTGGCATTTTTTAATATCGAGGTACAAAAATCATCGGCTTTTCTAATCATCAGCGAAGTAGTTTTTGGCACAAAGCCTGCCAACACCATATTTGCCAATATGATACGGGCCGAACTTGGTCAGAGCTATTTTAATCTTACCGACCAAAAAGATAGCGCCGACTTTGTAGTGACCATAGATGCCGACTTTAAAAATGGCGGAGAACGGAAGGGTAGTGGCTATTCCGTATTTGTAGTTTTTGCCGACTTCCACATGAGGATTACCGACAATAAATCGAATATGGAAATATTTGCCGATGGCTTTAACGGCTTAAGAGGCATGCAGCCGGGTAATGTTGAGTACGCCCTAAAAAACGTACGCCAAAAAGCCCGGCAAAAAATTATTGCCGAAATATTTCCCAAAATGGAAAAAGTGAATCTGTAGGGATTTTAGTTCAAAACTAAAATTCAGAATTAAAAATTGAAGATAGGCATTTTAAGTGGAAAGCTTTGGACGGGTAAAGTTATTGCTGCAGATATTTAAAGCTTTGATATTCCTATGTTACTTTCCCGGCTCACCAGGTTACAGGATGAGTTGATATGTGTTTTAAAATGGTGCTGGAGAGGAAGCAAGGTTATTCCACCCTGTATAACGATTACTAAGCATCATCCCACGGCGTACCCCCTACTGCACCTTGATTCTCCTCCGTAATTTTTTACTTTTTTGGATAAGGGTAAAAAGGTATCTATCTTGTCTTATTAACAAACGCGTAAATATGCATGCACCAAAATGAGGATAAAAATATAGATGCAGTACTTTTTGAGCAGATAAAAAAAGGCAACAAATTGTCATTCGAAAAATTGTTCAGGAAGTACTATGTGCATCTTACAGCTTTTGCCCATTCCTATTTGCACGATACTGATATGTCAGAAAGTATAGTGCAAAGCGTTTTTGTAAAGCTGTGGGAAAAAAGGGAACAATACCAAATAACATCGTTACAATCGTATCTGATGATAGCGGTACGGAATAGCTGCCATAACGAATTAAAGCGACAAAAACGTAATCGGGATTTTACACTATCCGACGAGTCGGCATATCCGTTAGAAACAGTGCACCATCCCGATTCTGGTGCTATGCAGCAAATAAATAAGGCGATAGAGCAGTTACCCGAACAGCGCAAAAAAATATTCAAGCTCAACCGGGTGGATGGCCTAAAATATAGAGAAATAGCAGAACAATTGAATCTTTCGCAAAAAACCGTGGAAGCACAAATGGCTAAGGCATTAAAATTTTTAAGAGAAAAGCTTTTAGAGTTAAAAAAGCAAGTGTATCATATTTTGATATAAAAAGTGATGAGCAAAATAAACACAAGTATGGATTGGGAGTTGGCCGCACGGATTTTTTCCGGCGAAGCATCCAAAGCCGAACGCAACAATTTTAAGGAGTGGTTAAAGCATGAAGAAAACCTAGCCGAGTGGAACGATATATGTAAAAATATGAGCGAGGTGGAATTTGCACTGCTATCCCAAAAGATTGATGTGGAGCAAGCCTGGTACAATGTAAAACAAAAAACAAAGCTACCTGATAATCGCAGCATCCGCATTTGGCGTACCGGCATAGTGGCTGCGGCCGCATCCGTTATTATAGCAGTAATCATGTTCTTAAACCCTTCCGATAAAACAACTGCGCCGGCAAATTTTGCACTTTCGCAAACCAGCGACAGCATACAACAAGTTGGGCTCGACGATGGTTCCCGGATAGATCTTAACCGGAACAGTAGTATTCAATACCCATCCCTTTTTGCCAAAGATAAAAGATATGTAACCCTAAGCGGTGAAGCCTTCTTCGATATTGCAGCCGACCGAAACCGTCCTTTTATTATCAATACACAACAAATTAAAATAAGCGTTGTGGGTACAGCGTTTAACGTAAAGGCGCTGCCTAATGCCAGCTTAAACGAAGTATGCGTGCGCGAGGGTAAGGTGCTGGTCTCCTCTCTGCTCCATCCGCACAATAGTGTAGAGCTAGCGGCCGGCGACAAAGCCATTTTTAATATGGCCGATAATTCATTAACAAAAATGAAACTAACCAACAATAATTATATAGCCTGGAAAACCAGGGAAATTACCTTTAAAAATGAAAAGCTGATTGACGCCATAACCCTTATTGAAGAGGTATATAATGTAAGCGTTATAGTTCCGGAAAAATTTGAGATGGGAAATAAAAAAATAACGGCTACCTTCGATAAATATACGATAGATCATATAATGCGTGTATTCGGTGGAATATACGGAGATGATTTTGAATATCGGCACAATTAATTTTTATTGCTATTTTTATTGCAAATACATTCAATACGCACAACCATGACTGCATGATAGCCCCGTTAAAACTTATACTTATTATTGCAATAGTCTTTGCACACAGTTGTACTTACGCGCAGGATAAGCCGGGGGATAAAGATGAACATGTACTGGATGAAAAAATTGAGCTTAATTATAAGTCGATAAAAATTGAGGCGCTCTTAGATTCGCTCCACCATCTGTATAATTATGACTTTTCGTACGATCCTTCAAACCTGCCGGTCGACTCGCTTGTGCAAGCTATCTATCAGCGCCAAAGCCTATACCATATTTTAAGCGAATTATTCAGGCATTACAGTCTCACTTTTAGCAGTGTTCGAAGGCAAATAATGATTGCCCATCACTCACCCAATGCCGCACTCCTTGATTATGTTTCCATAAGCGGTACAGTGGTTTCTGCAGACAACAACCAGCCAATACCCTTTGTTAATATTGCCGTAAAAGGTCAGCCCTTAGGTACTACCAGCAACACAGAAGGTGATTTTACCTTCCTGGTACCCCGTAAATATGTGGGGCAGCAAGTAA
Proteins encoded:
- a CDS encoding regulatory protein RecX — protein: MTFEQALLRASDICARQEKCVFDIEKKLNSWKVEEPVAAKVIDQLIKEKFIDEQRYVNHYVRDKFRFNRWGKIKIRYQLKAKCISGQQVNEALQQISEDEYKDALAQLLNKKRRNLKEDDKYKKRASLIRYAASRGFEPDLIYQLIDSE
- a CDS encoding FecR family protein, with protein sequence MSKINTSMDWELAARIFSGEASKAERNNFKEWLKHEENLAEWNDICKNMSEVEFALLSQKIDVEQAWYNVKQKTKLPDNRSIRIWRTGIVAAAASVIIAVIMFLNPSDKTTAPANFALSQTSDSIQQVGLDDGSRIDLNRNSSIQYPSLFAKDKRYVTLSGEAFFDIAADRNRPFIINTQQIKISVVGTAFNVKALPNASLNEVCVREGKVLVSSLLHPHNSVELAAGDKAIFNMADNSLTKMKLTNNNYIAWKTREITFKNEKLIDAITLIEEVYNVSVIVPEKFEMGNKKITATFDKYTIDHIMRVFGGIYGDDFEYRHN
- a CDS encoding RNA polymerase sigma-70 factor, which produces MHQNEDKNIDAVLFEQIKKGNKLSFEKLFRKYYVHLTAFAHSYLHDTDMSESIVQSVFVKLWEKREQYQITSLQSYLMIAVRNSCHNELKRQKRNRDFTLSDESAYPLETVHHPDSGAMQQINKAIEQLPEQRKKIFKLNRVDGLKYREIAEQLNLSQKTVEAQMAKALKFLREKLLELKKQVYHILI
- a CDS encoding LPP20 family lipoprotein, whose protein sequence is MSEFIPKKNIAQLLFCFILLPAMLSVSSAEAKRKPSWVKQRPSDAQYYIGRAMIKKGDGNINYRTDARNNALKEMSSEIKVNISSNSILRQFENNYQVREEFEASTHQSVQATLEGYEVLSWENKKEYWVMVRLNKDSYALRQKQKLDYAKKMCATYYYEGQKAVEQGDIYEGLLFYTKAIKAIKRHTNDDLSYRDIEGSLNLGSDIFSAVQNAFGKIMLETDQPIYTLQFSKEMKLPLTVKASYYDEWGNKQALSNLPLRYIFTKGEGEITPVGTTNLSGQSTCDITRLISKRKSQQIKAEFDLDSFLEKETEEDKVLLRAFFHDEYLPVAFFNIEVQKSSAFLIISEVVFGTKPANTIFANMIRAELGQSYFNLTDQKDSADFVVTIDADFKNGGERKGSGYSVFVVFADFHMRITDNKSNMEIFADGFNGLRGMQPGNVEYALKNVRQKARQKIIAEIFPKMEKVNL